A region of Vibrio tubiashii ATCC 19109 DNA encodes the following proteins:
- a CDS encoding ParA family protein, which yields MKREHTIESLIQLAEKTAQVQADRIEIVLEERSDEHFPPMSKALMETRSGLTRRKLDDAISKLEESGHQFTKNNANHYSISLQEAHMLMDAAGIPKFHERKKNGDNKPWIINVQNQKGGTGKSMTAVHLAACLALNLDKRYRICLIDLDPQGSLRLFLNPQISLTDHDNIYSAVDIMLDNVPEGVEVDNEFLHKNVLLPTQYPNLKTVSAFPEDAMFNAEAWQHLSQNQSLDIVKLLKEKLIDQIADDFDVIMIDTGPHVDPLVWNAMYASNALLIPCAAKRLDWASTVNFFQHLPTVYEMFPEDWQGLEFVRLMPTMFEDDNKKQVAVLTEMNYLLGDQVTMATIPRSRAFETCADTYSTVFDLTTGDFEGGKKTLATAQDAVQKSALELERVLHSHWSSLNQG from the coding sequence ATGAAACGAGAACATACGATTGAGAGTCTCATTCAGCTAGCAGAAAAAACAGCTCAGGTTCAAGCTGATCGTATCGAAATAGTTTTGGAAGAACGCAGCGATGAGCATTTTCCTCCAATGTCGAAAGCGTTGATGGAAACGCGTTCAGGCTTAACTCGACGTAAATTGGATGATGCAATTAGCAAGCTTGAAGAGTCTGGCCACCAATTCACTAAGAATAATGCCAACCATTATTCAATCTCTTTGCAAGAAGCGCATATGTTGATGGATGCGGCGGGCATCCCTAAGTTTCATGAACGTAAGAAGAATGGTGACAATAAGCCATGGATCATCAACGTACAAAACCAAAAGGGTGGTACAGGTAAGTCGATGACAGCGGTACACCTTGCGGCTTGCTTAGCGCTGAATTTAGATAAGCGTTACCGTATTTGTCTTATCGATTTAGATCCTCAAGGGTCACTACGTCTATTCTTAAACCCACAAATTAGTCTGACCGACCACGACAACATCTATTCAGCCGTTGATATCATGTTGGATAATGTGCCAGAAGGGGTGGAAGTCGATAACGAGTTCCTACATAAAAATGTCCTGCTGCCCACACAGTATCCAAACTTAAAGACGGTTTCTGCTTTCCCTGAAGATGCGATGTTTAACGCTGAAGCGTGGCAACACTTATCGCAGAATCAGTCTTTGGATATCGTGAAGCTGCTGAAGGAAAAACTGATCGATCAGATTGCTGACGACTTCGATGTCATCATGATTGATACTGGCCCACACGTCGATCCACTGGTATGGAACGCTATGTACGCCTCAAACGCGCTACTGATTCCGTGTGCTGCGAAGCGTTTGGACTGGGCATCAACGGTTAACTTCTTCCAGCATTTGCCAACCGTTTACGAAATGTTCCCAGAAGATTGGCAGGGTCTTGAGTTTGTTCGTCTAATGCCGACTATGTTTGAAGATGACAACAAAAAGCAGGTCGCAGTATTAACCGAAATGAATTATTTATTAGGTGACCAAGTAACGATGGCGACTATTCCTCGTAGCCGCGCTTTTGAAACATGTGCTGATACCTACAGCACGGTATTTGACTTGACGACAGGCGACTTTGAAGGGGGTAAGAAAACCCTAGCGACTGCGCAAGATGCGGTGCAAAAAAGTGCATTAGAACTTGAACGAGTTCTGCATAGTCATTGGTCATCATTAAATCAGGGGTAA
- a CDS encoding ParB/RepB/Spo0J family partition protein, which produces MAIKTSDLNARLFGKANKRHVTTPQEAQQAAKEQAQVIELAVAGEEKVQFELVRIPAEKIGESTVVFAENAREQSFLNEHALSDVLVTLKERGQQYPAVGRRREDGKIEVLDGSRRRMSCILADKEFMIYVGENISTEHAKFLSDVANAHKPLSLYEKGREMLAKLESGEAEDQKALAKMFQCSEALVSGALKAADLPLELLQAYPNVAELGRPTIVKLHKQFNALESDKQSKLLNKCSSDEGFVWQRTQSQGVARITKEVTETIEAWIEELSPTKKSAVAKTELVKGRASYTRKGSNLTLNLKKVDDALMQELLDLVAKKLH; this is translated from the coding sequence ATGGCAATTAAAACTTCAGATTTAAACGCGAGATTATTTGGCAAGGCGAATAAGCGTCATGTCACTACACCGCAAGAAGCGCAACAAGCGGCGAAAGAACAAGCTCAGGTGATTGAACTTGCCGTTGCTGGTGAAGAGAAAGTTCAATTCGAATTAGTGCGTATTCCTGCTGAAAAAATAGGTGAGTCAACGGTTGTATTTGCAGAAAACGCTCGTGAGCAGTCGTTCTTAAACGAACATGCGTTATCAGATGTGTTGGTTACGTTAAAAGAGCGTGGTCAGCAATATCCAGCAGTCGGTCGTCGACGTGAAGATGGCAAGATTGAAGTCCTCGATGGTAGTCGCCGTCGCATGTCTTGTATTCTTGCAGACAAAGAGTTCATGATTTATGTCGGAGAGAATATTAGCACTGAACACGCTAAGTTCTTGTCTGACGTCGCGAACGCTCATAAACCTTTGTCTTTGTATGAGAAAGGTCGCGAGATGCTAGCTAAACTGGAAAGTGGGGAAGCTGAAGACCAAAAAGCTTTAGCCAAGATGTTCCAGTGCAGTGAAGCACTAGTGAGTGGCGCACTCAAAGCTGCTGATCTTCCGCTTGAACTTCTACAAGCTTACCCAAATGTGGCTGAGCTAGGCCGCCCAACAATCGTTAAACTGCATAAGCAATTTAATGCTTTGGAGTCAGATAAGCAGAGCAAACTTCTCAATAAGTGCAGCTCAGATGAAGGTTTTGTTTGGCAGCGTACTCAATCTCAAGGGGTGGCTCGAATCACTAAAGAAGTGACAGAAACCATCGAAGCTTGGATTGAAGAGCTATCACCAACTAAGAAATCCGCCGTGGCTAAAACAGAGTTAGTGAAGGGTCGCGCTAGCTATACCCGCAAAGGGAGCAACTTGACGTTAAACTTGAAAAAGGTTGATGACGCTTTGATGCAAGAGTTACTAGACCTAGTTGCGAAGAAGCTACACTAA